In the Candidatus Omnitrophota bacterium genome, AGATAACCCTTGCCGCAGCCGCCGAAATTGAGCAGAGCTCCGCCGGTTTTAATAACATCCCTCTCTATTTTTATTTTATCGGCGCCCACCTCGCTTAAAGCTTTTTTCAGATCCTTCGGAGGCGCTGGAGCACCCTTATGGCCGGACGCCGGCGAGAATCCGCTCACTTTCAAAACCGGCTCAACAGTCGGATCAAAAAGGCCGCCTGTCTGCCTGTGCGCGTGTTTGACGCGTTTTATCAGCGCGGCAAGTTCCGCGTTGCGCGATATCCCGTTCCTGTTCAGTTCTGCCGTCGAGCCGGACTTAACGCTTAAAAGATGATCACAGCGTTTGATTTCATCTTCCAGAATTCCGAAAAGATCCGCATCACAGCCGCCCGGCAGGCTTATATCTATAAACGTTCCAAAATAAAGAAAACGCCTGGTTTTTATCCCCCGCGAACAAGACCCGAATAAAAACACCGTCCCTAAAAAGAAACATAGAAAAAGAGGACGTCCTACTTTTTCTACGATATGTCTCCCCCTTCTCAGCATAATATTAAGGACGTCCCCTTTTTCCTTTTTCACAAGGCTATGGACAGCTCAGCTCCGCAATTGGCGCAGCTGCTGCCGTTAAGGGCTTTGATCTCTACGCTGTAACCCGTACGCTGGATGAGAAGCGCCCTGCACACAGGACAGTATGTGCCAGTCTGGCCGCTGACATTGCCCTGATAAACAAAATCAAGTTTTTTAATCGCCACATCCCTTAATCTATCAAGCGTTTTCA is a window encoding:
- a CDS encoding FAD:protein FMN transferase; the protein is MLRRGRHIVEKVGRPLFLCFFLGTVFLFGSCSRGIKTRRFLYFGTFIDISLPGGCDADLFGILEDEIKRCDHLLSVKSGSTAELNRNGISRNAELAALIKRVKHAHRQTGGLFDPTVEPVLKVSGFSPASGHKGAPAPPKDLKKALSEVGADKIKIERDVIKTGGALLNFGGCGKGYLLERLSETLRDNLVNDALINAGGDILAMGKNSGKLWRIGVRQPGEKSFTLVLGITDEAVATSGDYENFFMDGGKKYTHILSPTTGLSSDKRQVTVICAAPLDADIYATAFMLMETEEALGLADERGMGLMIYEPDGKTVSNEIFRNHIVR